In Nevskiales bacterium, the DNA window GGCTGCGCCCGACTCACCGGCCAGCACGGTGGCCGGGTCGCCGGGGGCGGCGTGGATGAGCAGGAAGTTCATCACCGCGATCAGCAGCAGCGTCGCCAGTCCATGCCCGAGCCGGCGCAGGAGGAAGATGAGCTTGTCCATCTCGGCATTGCCTCTTGTGGCTTCGGGCCGGACTCAGCGGCTGGTGAACGCGGCCCGTGCCAGGCTGTCGTTGAGCCCGATGCCGGAGTTGACCAGGTTGTCGAGCTTGCTGCGATACACGGTGGGGAAGTCCAGCTCCAGCAGCCAGACCGCGGCCACCTCGTCGATCAGTAGCTTCTGTGCCTCGGCATAGGCCGCGGCGCGCTGCTGCGGGTCGGCGGTGCCCGCGCCGCGGCGGAACAGCTCATCGACCTTGGCGTTCTGGTACCCACCCACGTTATTGAAGGGCGAACCCTTCTGGATCTCGCTGCTGACGTAGTTGCGGCTGACGCCCAGCGCTGGATCGCCGTACTGGTACATCAAGGTGAAGGCAAGATCGAAGTCCCAGTTCGACGCCTTGGCCACTGCGCCGGCCAGATCGGTGCTGACCAGCTCGACCTTGAACCCGGCCTCAAGCAGGTTCTGCCGCACCAGCTCGGCGCTGCGGTTCCAGGTCTCGCCGAAAGGCAGGCCGACCAGGCGCACCGACTGACCCTGGTAGCCGGCTTCGGCCAGCAGCTTGCGCGCCTTGTCCTTGTCGCGCTGGGGCTGCACGGTCGCCGCGCTGTAGAAGGGCGTCTGGCGGTGGAAGGGGCCGCTGGCAGCTGGCGCATAGCCCTGCCAGACCACCTTGGAGAGCGCCTCGCGGTCGATGGCCAGCGCGATGGCCTGGCGCACGCGCAGGTCCTGGAACAGCGGATTGCGGTGATTGATCCACAGCCAGGCCAGCGGCGCGAACTTCTCCCAGCCCTTGCTGGTGACCGCCACGCCGGGCAGCGTGGCCAGGCGGGCGACGTCGAAATACTCGACCGTGCCGCCGGGCAGCACGTCGATCTTGCCCGCTTCGAAGGCCGCAGCGCGCGAGGCGGCGTCGGGGATGACGTGGAAGAAGACATTGTCGATCTTCGGCACGCCGGCCTCGTGGTAGCGCTCATTGCGCACCAGATGGATGTACGCGCCGCGCACCCACTCCTTGAACCGGTACGGGCCGGTGCCGACTATCGGACCGGCGGGCGGCTTGCCGGCCAGGTCGGCGTTTTCATAGAGGTGGCGCGGCACGATCGGGATGGTGCTGACGTCGAACAGGCCGATGAAGGGCGCGAACACCTCCTTGAGCCGGATTTCCACCGTGTGGCTGTCAAGCGCCTTGATGCTCTCGACCGCTTGCAGCGCTACGCGTACCCGCGGGTTCAGCGTGCGGGCAATCTTGTCGATGCTGAAGACAACGTCCTGGGCATCGAAGGGTTGGCCGTCGTGCCAGGTGACATCGCGCTTGAGGGTAAAGGTATAGACCAGGGAATCGGCGCTGATGGCCCATGCCGTGGCCAACCCGGGCATGGGCTCGAGCTTGTCGTTGTAGCGCAGCAGGCCCTCGTAGATGTTGCCGTTGACCAGCTGCGACGGGCCAGTCTGGCCCCATCCGCCGACGATGATGTTGGGCTCAGGAAAGATGGCTACGTTCAGCGCCCCGCCCGGGCCGTCCTGGGCCATGGCGCCCGAGGGCAGGCCGGTGGCCAGCCAGGCGGCGGCGGCTGCGATGCAGGCCAGCCATGTGCGACGTCGTATGTTCATGGGTATCTCCTCTGGTGGTGCCGGGCGTGGCCGCGGCGGTCAGTCGGTGAGGAAGCGTTCGGTCAGCAGCGCCCAGAAGGCGGCGCCGATCGCAATGTTGTTGTCGTTGAAGTCGTAGCCGGGGTTGTGGACCATGCAGGCGCCGACGCCTGCGCCGTTGCCGATCAGCACATAGCTGCCGGGGCAGTGCTCGAGCATGAAGGCGAAATCCTCGCTGCCGGTGAGCGCCTCGCCCTGGGGCGTGATGCCATCTGCGCCCAGCAGCTCGGCGCCGACGCGGCGCGCCAGTGCGGTCTCCTCAGGCGTATTGACCAGCACCGGGTAGTCGCGCCGGTAGTTGATGACTGCGCTGACCCCGAAGCT includes these proteins:
- a CDS encoding ABC transporter substrate-binding protein yields the protein MNIRRRTWLACIAAAAAWLATGLPSGAMAQDGPGGALNVAIFPEPNIIVGGWGQTGPSQLVNGNIYEGLLRYNDKLEPMPGLATAWAISADSLVYTFTLKRDVTWHDGQPFDAQDVVFSIDKIARTLNPRVRVALQAVESIKALDSHTVEIRLKEVFAPFIGLFDVSTIPIVPRHLYENADLAGKPPAGPIVGTGPYRFKEWVRGAYIHLVRNERYHEAGVPKIDNVFFHVIPDAASRAAAFEAGKIDVLPGGTVEYFDVARLATLPGVAVTSKGWEKFAPLAWLWINHRNPLFQDLRVRQAIALAIDREALSKVVWQGYAPAASGPFHRQTPFYSAATVQPQRDKDKARKLLAEAGYQGQSVRLVGLPFGETWNRSAELVRQNLLEAGFKVELVSTDLAGAVAKASNWDFDLAFTLMYQYGDPALGVSRNYVSSEIQKGSPFNNVGGYQNAKVDELFRRGAGTADPQQRAAAYAEAQKLLIDEVAAVWLLELDFPTVYRSKLDNLVNSGIGLNDSLARAAFTSR